One genomic segment of Catalinimonas alkaloidigena includes these proteins:
- the rpe gene encoding ribulose-phosphate 3-epimerase has protein sequence MKDTAIAPSVLAADFANLQRDIEMLNESEADWIHVDIMDGIFVPNISFGIPVCQAIQKHAKKPLDVHLMIKSPDDFLEAFKDAGADRLTVHYETLSHLHRTIGKIKELGCKAGVALNPHTPVSGLEDIIHELDLVLIMSVNPGFGGQQFIEHTYSKILKLKKLAEETQADIWIEIDGGVTDQNASALVKAGANALVAGSFVFKSPEPLSTISGLKKMTASKQRN, from the coding sequence ATGAAAGATACCGCAATAGCTCCTTCTGTATTAGCCGCTGATTTTGCCAACCTTCAGCGAGATATAGAGATGCTGAATGAAAGTGAAGCCGACTGGATTCATGTGGATATCATGGACGGAATCTTTGTGCCGAACATTTCATTCGGCATACCCGTTTGTCAGGCGATACAAAAACACGCGAAGAAACCGCTGGACGTGCATCTGATGATCAAAAGTCCCGATGACTTTCTGGAAGCATTCAAAGATGCCGGAGCAGACCGTCTTACTGTGCATTATGAAACGCTAAGCCATTTGCACCGTACAATAGGCAAGATCAAAGAACTGGGCTGTAAAGCCGGAGTAGCTTTGAATCCTCATACACCGGTAAGTGGGTTAGAAGATATCATACACGAATTAGATCTGGTGCTAATCATGTCGGTAAATCCGGGTTTTGGAGGGCAGCAATTTATTGAACACACCTACAGCAAAATACTAAAGCTAAAAAAATTAGCTGAGGAGACGCAGGCTGACATCTGGATAGAAATAGACGGGGGAGTAACTGATCAGAATGCAAGTGCTTTGGTAAAAGCAGGAGCTAATGCGCTGGTGGCAGGAAGCTTTGTCTTTAAATCTCCTGAACCACTTTCAACTATTTCTGGCTTAAAAAAAATGACTGCCAGCAAGCAAAGAAATTAG
- a CDS encoding S8 family serine peptidase — MLCCGSWVLAQESQYVVFFSDKDTLAYDLDRPEEYLSVRAIERRYKQNIPVTYSDFPVKEDYLKQLRELGAEVYYKTRWFNGALIEATPEELESILAENFIVGSELVKPRGRGERRKSGSSTGKSRRTRKQEEPLEQLLNMEQNDMLGIDEMHEDGFNGEGMLIAVFDGGFRGVDTVAYFQHIYEDDRMLPGYDFVGNSPDVYQYGQHGTEALSCIGAYLPGVLEAGAYGADYMLCVTEEVSSEYRIEEYNWLFAAEYADSTGADIISTSLGYTTFNDSAMDYSYEDLDGQSAVITRAVDAATDRGIICVVSAGNEGSGSWHYVSPPADAQDILAVGAVSRTRDKVSFSSYGPSVDGRVKPDVSALGLQTVVVDASGNVVTSNGTSFAAPLIAGFVAGVWQAIPHATNVEIIEKIRFSGDMSLTPNNETGYGIPDYNRLMDNYLTPIEDMPQKHYYKVYPNPVEDSDLIIEPSNGNFEGTLHINLYSPEGKLMLEKNVDEFKRNSLTLDMDGLSQGVYIMHILSASVSDTLKIVKF, encoded by the coding sequence ATGCTATGTTGTGGAAGCTGGGTGCTGGCCCAGGAAAGCCAATATGTAGTGTTCTTTTCTGATAAAGATACCCTTGCCTATGATTTGGATCGCCCTGAAGAATATTTATCCGTTCGTGCGATAGAAAGACGTTACAAGCAGAATATTCCTGTTACATATTCTGATTTTCCGGTAAAAGAGGATTATCTGAAACAGCTAAGAGAGCTGGGAGCTGAGGTATATTACAAAACCCGTTGGTTCAATGGAGCACTCATAGAAGCCACGCCTGAAGAATTAGAGAGCATTCTGGCTGAGAATTTTATTGTGGGTTCCGAACTGGTAAAGCCCAGAGGCAGGGGGGAACGTAGAAAATCAGGCTCATCAACCGGAAAGTCCAGAAGAACAAGAAAGCAGGAAGAACCTCTTGAACAACTGCTCAATATGGAGCAAAACGATATGTTGGGCATAGATGAAATGCATGAAGACGGCTTTAATGGTGAAGGTATGTTAATAGCAGTTTTTGATGGGGGCTTCAGAGGCGTTGATACGGTTGCTTACTTTCAGCACATCTATGAGGATGACCGTATGCTGCCCGGTTATGATTTTGTAGGCAATAGCCCTGATGTCTATCAGTACGGCCAGCATGGTACTGAAGCACTATCCTGCATTGGGGCATATTTGCCGGGTGTGCTGGAAGCAGGTGCATATGGCGCTGACTATATGCTTTGTGTGACAGAAGAGGTAAGTTCAGAATACAGAATTGAGGAATACAATTGGTTATTTGCTGCTGAATATGCCGATAGTACAGGTGCCGACATTATCAGTACATCACTGGGCTATACCACTTTTAATGATTCCGCTATGGATTATAGCTATGAAGACCTGGATGGTCAAAGTGCAGTGATTACCCGTGCAGTGGATGCAGCTACTGACAGAGGGATTATATGTGTAGTAAGTGCTGGAAACGAAGGCTCGGGCAGTTGGCATTATGTATCTCCTCCTGCTGATGCCCAGGACATCCTGGCGGTAGGGGCGGTAAGCCGTACTCGTGATAAAGTATCATTCAGTTCTTATGGACCTTCTGTAGATGGCAGAGTTAAGCCCGATGTATCTGCTTTAGGCTTACAAACGGTGGTTGTTGACGCTTCCGGCAATGTAGTAACTTCTAACGGAACCTCTTTCGCCGCACCTTTGATTGCTGGATTTGTTGCAGGCGTATGGCAGGCTATTCCTCATGCTACCAATGTTGAAATCATAGAAAAGATTCGTTTTTCTGGTGATATGTCCCTCACCCCGAACAATGAAACAGGCTATGGTATTCCTGATTACAATAGGCTGATGGATAATTACCTGACTCCTATAGAGGACATGCCGCAAAAGCATTATTATAAAGTGTATCCCAATCCGGTAGAAGATAGTGATCTGATCATTGAGCCTTCTAATGGAAATTTTGAAGGGACATTGCACATCAATTTATACAGTCCTGAAGGTAAACTTATGCTTGAGAAAAATGTAGATGAATTCAAACGCAATTCACTCACTTTGGACATGGATGGCCTTTCTCAGGGTGTTTACATTATGCATATTTTGTCAGCTTCGGTTTCTGATACGCTTAAAATTGTTAAGTTTTAA
- a CDS encoding DUF6952 family protein: protein MKIAVVKKLVENQSLEDLISAEEALVEEQPLPIEVNGEDEGEKLTHILAAIFILERMKDEGVDFKSALREYTRRVRESIS from the coding sequence ATGAAAATAGCTGTTGTCAAGAAGTTAGTAGAAAATCAATCCCTGGAAGACTTAATATCGGCAGAGGAAGCATTAGTTGAAGAGCAGCCTTTACCCATTGAGGTAAATGGAGAAGATGAAGGAGAGAAACTGACACATATTCTGGCTGCCATCTTTATCCTTGAAAGAATGAAAGACGAAGGCGTTGATTTTAAATCCGCACTTAGAGAATATACCAGAAGAGTTAGAGAATCTATTAGTTGA
- a CDS encoding penicillin-binding protein activator LpoB, whose product MQSHIKSLPLFMLIALLSFGCAKTVTRVDTNSDIDLSGRWNDADSRRVAEALSESVIQSAWRENFTNYNGRKPVVIVGLMTNKSHEHIEAETFIKDIEREMIRSGTVRVVQNSVFREKLRQERADQQEFASPETAKRWGAELGADFMMFGTINSIVDSEGKRQVTFYQVDLELANLETNEIVWLDGKKIKKYIVN is encoded by the coding sequence ATGCAATCCCATATCAAATCACTTCCATTGTTCATGCTTATCGCATTGCTCAGCTTTGGCTGCGCCAAGACCGTAACCCGGGTAGATACCAACTCCGACATTGACCTGAGCGGTCGCTGGAATGACGCTGACTCCCGTAGGGTAGCTGAAGCGCTTTCTGAAAGTGTAATTCAGAGTGCCTGGAGAGAAAATTTTACCAACTATAATGGCAGAAAGCCGGTGGTAATTGTGGGGCTTATGACCAATAAAAGCCATGAGCATATTGAGGCAGAGACCTTCATCAAAGACATTGAACGAGAAATGATTCGTAGCGGAACTGTGAGAGTGGTACAGAACAGTGTTTTTCGTGAAAAGCTGAGGCAAGAACGTGCCGACCAGCAAGAGTTTGCTTCTCCTGAAACCGCCAAAAGGTGGGGCGCAGAGTTGGGTGCCGACTTCATGATGTTCGGTACGATCAATTCAATTGTAGACTCTGAAGGTAAACGTCAGGTCACTTTTTACCAGGTAGATTTGGAACTGGCTAACCTGGAAACCAACGAAATTGTATGGCTGGATGGCAAAAAGATTAAGAAGTACATCGTCAACTGA
- a CDS encoding TonB-dependent receptor — MRFAIIFSFCLFLPISLIFAQEAVVKGVVLDSTALGIAEVNIQVVGSGKGTTSDSSGNFQIRLSRGTYELLFTHLEYHSRSRQLTVSANDTLDMTVIMQAQIRVLDDVEVSGQQDESLRREAGIMTIEPNAAQVTPSPFGDFTKVLATLPGVVSNNELSSTYSVRGGNFDENLVYVNDIPVYRPFLVSAGQQEGLSFINPDLVGAVTFSSGGWQAKYGDKLSSNLNVTYKTPDKTRASASLSLLNGGVHVEGSSKNKKVRYLIGGRYKTAQYLLNTLETNGEYLPRFLDLQSYLSFDLDGDPDVNKTELGILGAISDNRYLVRPESRETTFGTLDEPFRLFVGYVGQEVLDYRTYQLGLKLTHRIKDWWTTKLISSRVSTREREYFDLESGYRLCDIDIMPGSQSFNRCATVLGIGSNYRHARNKLEAEIINLENRHAMSLGSSNTLEFGLGYANERIDDIVEQYAFSDSSGYSNIYQSINNSLDLNSHRYFAFVQNTTEWNEAHTFNYGLRVNYWTVNQQWLFSPRFQYSYKPMGLGDVVFRFAAGMYQQPPFYRELRDRQGELHTDVLAQSSVHLIAGMDYRFSMFGREFALLSEFYYKHLSDVNPYDVDNVRIRYYADNNATAYATGADFRISGEFIPGAESWFSLGFLRTREDIEGDGLGYIRRPADQLVNFGVFFQDHLPNDPSTRVYVSFLYGSGLPFGPPESVAYRNFLDGPDYKRLDLGFSKQLNFRKEKTEENSFFRSLWLGLEVLNVLGADNTISFSWIDDVQGRQYAVPNRLSARFINLKLIARY, encoded by the coding sequence ATGCGTTTTGCAATTATCTTTTCTTTTTGTCTTTTCCTTCCAATATCACTGATTTTTGCCCAGGAAGCAGTAGTAAAAGGAGTAGTATTGGATTCCACTGCTTTAGGCATTGCTGAGGTTAATATTCAGGTGGTGGGCAGTGGTAAAGGTACGACTAGCGATTCAAGCGGAAATTTTCAGATCAGGCTTTCCCGAGGTACTTACGAGCTTCTTTTTACCCATTTAGAATATCATTCACGTTCCCGGCAGCTCACTGTTTCAGCGAATGATACCCTTGATATGACTGTGATTATGCAGGCACAGATACGTGTTTTGGATGATGTAGAGGTAAGTGGCCAACAGGATGAATCATTAAGAAGAGAAGCAGGTATCATGACGATAGAGCCTAATGCAGCTCAGGTGACGCCTTCGCCTTTTGGTGATTTTACCAAAGTGCTGGCTACTTTACCTGGCGTGGTAAGCAACAATGAGCTTTCCTCTACATATTCTGTTAGAGGAGGTAATTTTGACGAGAATCTGGTATATGTCAATGATATTCCGGTCTACCGCCCTTTTCTGGTAAGTGCCGGTCAGCAGGAAGGACTCAGTTTTATCAATCCTGATCTGGTAGGTGCCGTCACCTTTTCTTCTGGTGGGTGGCAGGCAAAGTACGGAGATAAGTTGTCTTCTAACCTCAATGTTACTTATAAAACCCCTGACAAGACCAGGGCATCGGCAAGCCTGAGCTTGTTGAATGGCGGAGTTCATGTAGAAGGAAGCAGCAAAAATAAAAAAGTACGCTATCTTATCGGAGGACGCTATAAGACTGCTCAGTATCTGCTCAATACGCTGGAGACCAACGGAGAGTATTTACCCCGATTTCTGGATTTGCAGTCATACCTCAGTTTTGACCTGGACGGTGATCCTGATGTGAACAAGACAGAATTGGGCATTTTGGGTGCTATTTCCGATAATCGCTATCTGGTAAGACCGGAAAGTAGAGAGACCACCTTCGGTACTTTGGATGAACCCTTTCGTCTCTTTGTAGGCTATGTGGGGCAGGAAGTGCTTGATTATCGTACTTATCAGCTGGGACTGAAACTGACACATCGTATCAAGGACTGGTGGACGACCAAACTGATTTCTTCTCGCGTATCTACCCGTGAAAGAGAATATTTTGACCTTGAATCTGGCTACCGCCTATGTGACATTGATATTATGCCCGGTTCTCAAAGCTTTAACCGTTGTGCTACTGTTCTCGGCATCGGTAGCAACTATCGTCATGCCCGAAATAAGCTGGAAGCGGAAATCATCAATTTGGAAAACCGCCATGCTATGAGCCTGGGCAGTAGCAATACGCTGGAATTCGGTCTGGGTTATGCTAATGAACGAATTGACGATATCGTAGAACAGTATGCTTTTAGCGACTCTTCCGGTTATTCTAATATTTACCAGAGCATCAACAATTCCTTAGACCTGAACTCCCATCGTTACTTTGCTTTTGTACAGAATACTACCGAGTGGAATGAGGCGCATACTTTCAATTACGGTCTACGGGTCAACTACTGGACAGTAAATCAGCAGTGGCTCTTTAGTCCCAGATTTCAGTACTCTTACAAGCCGATGGGATTAGGGGATGTGGTTTTTCGTTTTGCCGCCGGAATGTATCAGCAACCTCCATTCTACCGCGAGCTTAGAGACAGGCAGGGTGAGTTGCATACTGATGTGCTGGCACAATCCTCAGTACATTTGATTGCAGGAATGGATTACCGCTTCAGCATGTTCGGCAGAGAGTTTGCCTTACTTTCAGAATTCTACTACAAACACCTCAGCGACGTAAATCCCTATGATGTGGATAATGTGCGTATTCGATACTATGCCGATAATAATGCTACAGCTTACGCAACTGGAGCAGATTTCAGGATCAGCGGTGAGTTTATCCCCGGGGCTGAGTCATGGTTCAGCCTGGGCTTCTTACGGACCCGGGAGGATATTGAAGGTGATGGTTTAGGCTACATCCGTCGTCCGGCTGATCAGCTGGTGAATTTTGGGGTTTTTTTTCAGGATCATCTTCCTAACGATCCCAGTACACGGGTATATGTGAGTTTCTTATATGGTTCAGGCCTGCCATTTGGTCCTCCCGAAAGTGTTGCGTACAGAAACTTCCTGGATGGACCTGACTACAAAAGGTTAGACCTGGGCTTCTCAAAACAGTTGAATTTCAGGAAAGAGAAAACAGAGGAGAACAGCTTTTTCCGCTCTCTTTGGCTTGGACTGGAAGTGCTGAATGTACTGGGAGCAGACAATACTATTTCTTTCAGTTGGATAGATGACGTACAGGGAAGGCAGTATGCTGTACCCAACCGGCTCTCAGCCCGCTTTATCAATCTCAAACTGATTGCTCGTTACTAG
- a CDS encoding thioredoxin family protein → MAVELIEDSEFQEKLKQQNKVIVKYYADWCGSCRLFKPKYRRLSEDQRFDDVTFLDVNAEKNPEARKAAGVTNLPFFAVFKNGELLDSVASSKEEAVVELIEKLN, encoded by the coding sequence ATGGCTGTAGAACTTATAGAAGATTCAGAATTTCAGGAAAAATTGAAGCAGCAGAATAAAGTAATTGTAAAATATTATGCGGACTGGTGCGGTAGCTGTAGGTTATTCAAGCCCAAATACAGGCGTTTGTCTGAAGATCAGCGTTTTGATGATGTGACTTTTCTGGATGTAAATGCAGAAAAGAACCCTGAAGCCAGAAAAGCGGCAGGCGTCACTAATCTGCCTTTTTTCGCAGTTTTTAAAAATGGTGAACTACTGGATTCGGTAGCTTCCAGTAAAGAAGAAGCCGTTGTAGAACTCATTGAAAAGTTAAACTAG